Proteins from one Ahaetulla prasina isolate Xishuangbanna chromosome 2, ASM2864084v1, whole genome shotgun sequence genomic window:
- the SRP19 gene encoding signal recognition particle 19 kDa protein: MAWAAPSLPSDKSRFICIYPAYINNKKTIAEGRRIPLDKAIENPTSTEIQDVCAAVGLNVLLEKNKMYSREWNRDAQYRGRVRIQLKQEDGNLCQPQFPTRKAVMLYAAETIPKLKTRTQKMGGSDPSLQQGEGGKKNKGKKKK, translated from the exons ATGGCTTGGGCTGCGCCTTCTTTACCCTCCGATAAATCTCG GTTTATCTGTATATATCCAGCCTACATAAATAACAAGAAGACAATAGCAGAAGGAAGAAGAATACCTCTTGACAAA GCTATTGAAAATCCTACTTCTACAGAAATTCAAGATGTTTGTGCAGCAGTTGGTCTTAATGTGCTCTTGGag aaaaacaaaatgtattccAGGGAATGGAACCGTGATGCGCAATATAGGGGTAGAGTTCGCATTCAGTTGAAGCAGGAAGATGGCAATTTATGTCAGCCTCAATTTCCAACAC GTAAGGCAGTGATGTTATATGCAGCAGAAACCATTCCCAAACTGAAAACAAGGACACAGAAAATGGGAGGCAGTGACCCAAGTCTACAGCAAGGAGaaggtggcaaaaaaaataaaggaaaaaagaagaaatga